A stretch of the Archangium violaceum genome encodes the following:
- a CDS encoding glycoside hydrolase family 6 protein, translating into MKTQGIARSLSLRRFVLGSLTLASAFACGPAPETAPGTTTLTVDAQAATTELLSNGNFSSGTTTPWWNGANTTSRVENGQWRVDVTGSTSNPWDAIVGQSAVSLTSGQAYTLAFTATATASVSVRVTVQMESAPYTVTLDRQISLDATSRRFSFPFTSSLSTNQGQVTFQLGGRGAFTARLDDISLTTSGGSSGSGPLAMTSGFYVDPNSNPAAWVRANGGDSRASRIQSAIASKPGARWFGNWSGDIAAAVSGFVGAADAADKLPVLVAYNIPGRDCGSHSAGGAGSPEAYRTWISAFAAGIGNRPAIVLIEPDALAQLDCLSNDTERQTRLSLLRYATEQLRDRAPNTWAYLDGGNASWIAADTMAQRLESAGARNIRGFVLNVSNFYTTAQSSSYAAAVNTALSNRYGYTLPFVVDTSRNGNGSNGEWCNPAGRKLGTPSQIGGGAELLLWVKVPGDSDGSCGIAPGVPAGQFSPDLAIRLIDGT; encoded by the coding sequence GTGAAAACGCAGGGGATCGCTCGCTCTCTGTCTCTTCGTCGCTTCGTCCTGGGCTCGCTGACGCTCGCGTCGGCCTTCGCCTGTGGCCCGGCGCCTGAAACGGCTCCTGGGACCACGACCCTCACCGTGGACGCGCAGGCCGCGACCACCGAGCTGCTCTCCAACGGAAACTTCAGCTCGGGCACGACCACACCGTGGTGGAACGGGGCCAACACCACGTCCCGCGTCGAGAATGGTCAGTGGCGTGTGGATGTCACGGGGAGCACCTCCAACCCGTGGGACGCGATAGTCGGGCAGAGCGCCGTCTCGCTGACGAGTGGTCAGGCGTACACCCTGGCGTTCACCGCCACGGCCACGGCGAGTGTGTCGGTCCGCGTGACGGTGCAGATGGAGAGCGCGCCGTACACCGTGACGCTGGATCGGCAGATCTCGCTCGATGCCACGTCACGGCGGTTCTCGTTCCCGTTCACCTCGTCCCTGTCCACCAACCAGGGGCAGGTGACCTTCCAGCTCGGCGGCCGAGGCGCCTTCACGGCCCGGCTCGATGACATCTCGCTCACCACGAGTGGAGGCAGCAGCGGCTCCGGACCGCTCGCGATGACCAGCGGCTTCTATGTCGATCCGAACTCCAACCCCGCGGCGTGGGTGCGTGCCAACGGGGGAGACTCGCGTGCGTCGCGCATCCAGTCGGCCATCGCGAGCAAGCCGGGCGCGCGCTGGTTCGGCAACTGGAGTGGAGATATCGCCGCGGCGGTGTCTGGCTTCGTCGGAGCCGCCGATGCCGCCGACAAGCTGCCGGTGCTCGTGGCCTACAACATCCCCGGGCGCGACTGCGGCAGCCACTCCGCTGGTGGCGCGGGCAGCCCCGAGGCCTACCGGACCTGGATCTCCGCGTTCGCGGCGGGCATCGGCAACCGCCCGGCCATCGTCCTGATCGAGCCGGACGCCCTGGCCCAGCTGGACTGCCTGTCGAATGACACCGAGCGCCAGACCCGGCTGAGCCTGCTGCGCTATGCCACCGAGCAGCTCCGCGATCGCGCGCCGAACACGTGGGCCTATCTCGATGGCGGAAACGCCTCATGGATCGCCGCCGACACGATGGCCCAGCGGCTGGAGTCCGCCGGGGCACGCAACATCCGGGGCTTCGTCCTCAACGTGTCGAACTTCTACACCACGGCCCAGTCGAGCTCGTACGCCGCGGCGGTCAACACCGCCCTGTCCAACCGGTACGGGTACACCCTGCCGTTCGTGGTGGATACCAGCCGCAATGGCAACGGCTCCAACGGTGAGTGGTGCAATCCGGCCGGGCGCAAGCTCGGTACTCCGTCGCAGATCGGCGGAGGGGCCGAGCTGCTGCTGTGGGTGAAGGTTCCCGGTGACTCGGATGGTTCGTGCGGTATCGCCCCGGGCGTGCCCGCGGGTCAGTTCAGCCCCGATCTGGCGATCCGTTTGATCGACGGGACGTGA
- a CDS encoding type VI immunity family protein gives MCFYMQYANNQIAPAVIRALELFRERIRPYQLAWYAGEGQAEPLDGSAWDEIRKKTLEPEPEEGAFQQMWDDPIRVDGLHVDYRGLPVVPLPWPDRKDDVSVLYLRLPTEYLEEQGPDRVRDLALELAQELPFSSGFVDFSLCSNTWDFDEALNLIRPRYPGVHLAPSSANLRMNTWVDGVHWMNFLGQPVLGQLGGVDALRERLALPGISIREMSGERVLITLGERPETGDVEAGQTLPLHRALARLLEPHLHHRTTELTRLSPEELLRWERRFLD, from the coding sequence ATGTGCTTCTACATGCAGTACGCCAACAACCAGATTGCACCCGCCGTCATTCGTGCCCTGGAACTCTTCCGCGAGCGAATACGCCCCTACCAACTGGCCTGGTACGCAGGCGAAGGGCAAGCCGAACCGCTCGATGGCTCCGCATGGGATGAAATCCGCAAGAAGACATTGGAGCCGGAGCCCGAAGAGGGCGCATTCCAACAAATGTGGGATGACCCCATCCGGGTGGATGGACTGCACGTGGACTACAGGGGGCTACCCGTTGTCCCCCTCCCCTGGCCGGACCGGAAAGATGATGTGAGCGTACTGTACCTGCGCCTGCCTACGGAGTACCTGGAGGAGCAAGGCCCGGACCGGGTACGAGATCTGGCACTCGAGCTGGCGCAAGAACTCCCCTTCAGCTCAGGGTTCGTAGACTTCTCCCTCTGCTCGAACACCTGGGATTTTGACGAGGCTCTCAATCTCATCCGCCCGCGCTACCCGGGGGTACACCTCGCCCCGAGCAGCGCCAACCTACGCATGAACACCTGGGTGGACGGGGTGCACTGGATGAACTTCCTCGGGCAGCCGGTGCTCGGCCAACTCGGCGGTGTGGATGCCCTGCGCGAGCGTCTGGCGCTCCCGGGTATTTCCATCCGGGAGATGAGCGGAGAGCGGGTCCTCATCACGCTCGGCGAGCGGCCAGAGACAGGCGATGTGGAGGCGGGCCAGACGCTCCCCCTCCACCGCGCGCTCGCTCGGCTCCTCGAGCCCCACCTCCATCACCGGACGACCGAGCTCACCCGTCTGAGCCCCGAGGAGCTGCTCCGCTGGGAGCGCCGCTTCCTGGACTGA